A single genomic interval of Ischnura elegans chromosome 3, ioIscEleg1.1, whole genome shotgun sequence harbors:
- the LOC124156290 gene encoding tRNA (cytosine(34)-C(5))-methyltransferase isoform X1 produces MGKSRKMRRKDFSFAQKRRDKTQGEVPDRPRVCYDDIVKENENFEKYYQVQRICPEGEWEDFMKTLRVSLPAAFRITGFKDQAKALLRIVQGEYFAKIANAEPAEEENDKILLNKRPKCIPWYPDQLAWQLQLTRKDIRRSEAYVRLHNFLISETECGSISRQEVVSMIPPLVLDVKPHHKVLDMCAAPGSKTAQLIELLHAGEGNIPDGFVIANDVDNKRCYMLVHQAKRLSSPCFAITNHDSSVMPNFLFTNKEGKKETLKFDRILCDVPCSGDGTIRKNPDVWEKWNAANGNNLHGIQYRIARRGAEMLAVGGRMVYSTCSFNPLEDEAVMHRLIVETNGAVELVDVSSELPGLVYSKGLSSWIPMSRDMIGYNTFEEVPEKWLTQIRPTMYPPSPENASKFNLDRCIRLLPHHQDTGGFFVAVLQKVSRLPWEASPETKAPTSQGTDPACADQQDGETGNTRSEPARKKRRIHGFREDPFIFFEDDEKVWPDIRDYYGLKDLDPKLLLTRCREGKKKNIYLANAAVRDIVMNNENKIKFINTGVKSFVRCENRAMTCPFRIAQEGISSIYPLVGEKRKVAVEREDLISILLNDDVQKPYETMLLSLRTQENLRKIETGCCILVYKDETHAGEPFSIELVGWKGKASVRAYVPKGERIHYLRLCGADVSKFELNKFKEKEQEDNKLESEDIKMEPEDDSIPVPEDSYPGEEDGDSEMLKVKKENGDNKSEVDSTHTEKELIDSKDLK; encoded by the exons ATGGGGAAATCTAGGAAGATGCGAAGAAAAGATTTCAGTTTTGCTCAAAAAAGGAGGGACAAG ACCCAGGGTGAAGTGCCTGATAGACCTCGAGTTTGTTACGACGACattgtaaaagaaaatgaaaattttgaaaaatattaccag GTGCAGCGGATTTGTCCCGAAGGGGAGTGGGAAGATTTCATGAAAACTTTACGCGTAAGCTTACCTGCTGCATTTAGAATTACAGGTTTCAAAGATCAGGCCAAAGCTCTTCTCAGGATAGTGCAAGGGGAATATTTTGCGAAAATTGCTAACGCAGAGCCAGCGGAAGAAGAAAATGACAAGATACTGCTTAATAAGAGGCCAAAGTGCATTCCTTG gtATCCTGATCAGCTGGCATGGCAGTTGCAATTGACCCGAAAAGACATCAGGAGGTCGGAGGCATACGTTCGGCTTCATAATTTTCTGATATCGGAAACTGAGTGTGGCAGCATTAGCCGTCAAGAAGTTGTTAGCATGATACCTCCATTGGTTTTAGATGTAAAACCTCACCATAAA gtgtTAGATATGTGTGCTGCTCCGGGGTCTAAAACTGCTCAACTTATAGAATTGCTGCATGCAGGAGAAGGAAATATTCCTG ATGGATTTGTCATTGCTAATGATGTGGACAATAAGCGGTGTTATATGCTTGTTCATCAAGCAAAAAGGCTCTCTAGTCCTTGTTTTGCAATTACCAACCATGACTCATCTGTCATGCCAAACTTCTTGTTCACAAATAAAG AGGGGAAGAAGGAAACCTTAAAGTTTGACCGTATACTCTGTGATGTCCCTTGCTCAGGTGATGGTACTATACGGAAAAATCCAGATGTGTGGGAGAAGTGGAATGCTGCCAATGGGAACAATTTACACGg AATCCAGTACAGAATAGCTCGGCGAGGTGCTGAAATGCTTGCTGTTGGTGGTCGAATGGTTTACTCTACATGTTCTTTTAATCCTTTGGAGGATGAAGCTGTTATGCATCGTTTGATTGTAGAAACAAATG GTGCTGTGGAACTGGTTGATGTTTCGTCTGAGTTGCCAGGCCTTGTGTATAGTAAAGGACTGTCTAGTTGGATACCTATGTCTCGTGACATGATTGGATACAACACATTTGAAGAAGTTCCAGAAAAATGGCTTACACAAATTAGGCCAACTATGTATCCCCCTTCACCTGAGAATGCGTCAAAGTTCAATTTGGATAGATG CATTAGATTATTACCACACCATCAAGATACAGGTGGTTTTTTTGTGGCTGTCCTCCAGAAGGTTTCTCGGCTCCCTTGGGAAGCAAGTCCAGAAACGAAAGCACCTACAAGCCAAGGCACTGATCCAGCATGTGCAGATCAACAAGATGGTGAAACTGGCAACACGAGGAGTGAGCCTGCACGAAAAAAGAGAAGAATCCATGGGTTTCGTGAagatccttttattttctttgaggacgatgaaaaagtttGGCCTGACATTAG GGATTACTATGGTCTGaaggatctggatccaaaattgcTTCTTACAAGGTGTAGAGAAGGCAAGAAAAAGAACATATACCTAGCCAATGCTGCTGTGCGTGATATTGTTatgaacaatgaaaataaaattaag TTCATTAACACTGGAGTCAAATCATTTGTTAGGTGTGAAAACAGAGCAATGACATGCCCATTCAGGATTGCACAAGAG GGTATCTCCAGTATTTATCCATTGGTTGGGGAGAAGAGGAAAGTAGCTGTAGAACGTGAGGACCTAATATCTATCCTGCTGAATGATGATGTTCAGAAGCCTTATGAAACTATGTTACTCAGCCTAAGGACCCAGGAAAATCTTCGGAAAattg aGACAGGATGCTGCATCCTAGTGTACAAAGATGAAACTCATGCTGGTGAACCATTCTCTATTGAATTGGTTGGTTGGAAAGGAAAGGCATCTGTACGTGCCTATGTACCAAAGGGGGAACGCATTCATTACCTTCGCCTTTGTGGTGCTGATGTGTCCAAGTTTG AActgaataaatttaaagaaaaagagcAAGAGGATAACAAGCTAGAATCAGAGGATATAAAGATGGAACCAGAGGATGATAGCATACCAGTGCCTGAAGACAGTTACCCAGGAGAAGAGGATGGTGATTCTGAaatgctgaaagttaaaaaagaaaatggtGATAATAAATCAGAGGTGGATAGCACACACACTGAAAAAGAGTTGATTGATTCAAAAGATCTTAAGTGA
- the LOC124156290 gene encoding tRNA (cytosine(34)-C(5))-methyltransferase isoform X2 has protein sequence MGKSRKMRRKDFSFAQKRRDKTQGEVPDRPRVCYDDIVKENENFEKYYQVQRICPEGEWEDFMKTLRVSLPAAFRITGFKDQAKALLRIVQGEYFAKIANAEPAEEENDKILLNKRPKCIPWYPDQLAWQLQLTRKDIRRSEAYVRLHNFLISETECGSISRQEVVSMIPPLVLDVKPHHKVLDMCAAPGSKTAQLIELLHAGEGNIPDGFVIANDVDNKRCYMLVHQAKRLSSPCFAITNHDSSVMPNFLFTNKEGKKETLKFDRILCDVPCSGDGTIRKNPDVWEKWNAANGNNLHGIQYRIARRGAEMLAVGGRMVYSTCSFNPLEDEAVMHRLIVETNGAVELVDVSSELPGLVYSKGLSSWIPMSRDMIGYNTFEEVPEKWLTQIRPTMYPPSPENASKFNLDRCIRLLPHHQDTGGFFVAVLQKVSRLPWEASPETKAPTSQGTDPACADQQDGETGNTRSEPARKKRRIHGFREDPFIFFEDDEKVWPDIRDYYGLKDLDPKLLLTRCREGKKKNIYLANAAVRDIVMNNENKIKFINTGVKSFVRCENRAMTCPFRIAQEGLPSLSHYLSKRCLKMLQQDVITLCSYPMPYMSRFSHVLRREVEKLEETGCCILVYKDETHAGEPFSIELVGWKGKASVRAYVPKGERIHYLRLCGADVSKFELNKFKEKEQEDNKLESEDIKMEPEDDSIPVPEDSYPGEEDGDSEMLKVKKENGDNKSEVDSTHTEKELIDSKDLK, from the exons ATGGGGAAATCTAGGAAGATGCGAAGAAAAGATTTCAGTTTTGCTCAAAAAAGGAGGGACAAG ACCCAGGGTGAAGTGCCTGATAGACCTCGAGTTTGTTACGACGACattgtaaaagaaaatgaaaattttgaaaaatattaccag GTGCAGCGGATTTGTCCCGAAGGGGAGTGGGAAGATTTCATGAAAACTTTACGCGTAAGCTTACCTGCTGCATTTAGAATTACAGGTTTCAAAGATCAGGCCAAAGCTCTTCTCAGGATAGTGCAAGGGGAATATTTTGCGAAAATTGCTAACGCAGAGCCAGCGGAAGAAGAAAATGACAAGATACTGCTTAATAAGAGGCCAAAGTGCATTCCTTG gtATCCTGATCAGCTGGCATGGCAGTTGCAATTGACCCGAAAAGACATCAGGAGGTCGGAGGCATACGTTCGGCTTCATAATTTTCTGATATCGGAAACTGAGTGTGGCAGCATTAGCCGTCAAGAAGTTGTTAGCATGATACCTCCATTGGTTTTAGATGTAAAACCTCACCATAAA gtgtTAGATATGTGTGCTGCTCCGGGGTCTAAAACTGCTCAACTTATAGAATTGCTGCATGCAGGAGAAGGAAATATTCCTG ATGGATTTGTCATTGCTAATGATGTGGACAATAAGCGGTGTTATATGCTTGTTCATCAAGCAAAAAGGCTCTCTAGTCCTTGTTTTGCAATTACCAACCATGACTCATCTGTCATGCCAAACTTCTTGTTCACAAATAAAG AGGGGAAGAAGGAAACCTTAAAGTTTGACCGTATACTCTGTGATGTCCCTTGCTCAGGTGATGGTACTATACGGAAAAATCCAGATGTGTGGGAGAAGTGGAATGCTGCCAATGGGAACAATTTACACGg AATCCAGTACAGAATAGCTCGGCGAGGTGCTGAAATGCTTGCTGTTGGTGGTCGAATGGTTTACTCTACATGTTCTTTTAATCCTTTGGAGGATGAAGCTGTTATGCATCGTTTGATTGTAGAAACAAATG GTGCTGTGGAACTGGTTGATGTTTCGTCTGAGTTGCCAGGCCTTGTGTATAGTAAAGGACTGTCTAGTTGGATACCTATGTCTCGTGACATGATTGGATACAACACATTTGAAGAAGTTCCAGAAAAATGGCTTACACAAATTAGGCCAACTATGTATCCCCCTTCACCTGAGAATGCGTCAAAGTTCAATTTGGATAGATG CATTAGATTATTACCACACCATCAAGATACAGGTGGTTTTTTTGTGGCTGTCCTCCAGAAGGTTTCTCGGCTCCCTTGGGAAGCAAGTCCAGAAACGAAAGCACCTACAAGCCAAGGCACTGATCCAGCATGTGCAGATCAACAAGATGGTGAAACTGGCAACACGAGGAGTGAGCCTGCACGAAAAAAGAGAAGAATCCATGGGTTTCGTGAagatccttttattttctttgaggacgatgaaaaagtttGGCCTGACATTAG GGATTACTATGGTCTGaaggatctggatccaaaattgcTTCTTACAAGGTGTAGAGAAGGCAAGAAAAAGAACATATACCTAGCCAATGCTGCTGTGCGTGATATTGTTatgaacaatgaaaataaaattaag TTCATTAACACTGGAGTCAAATCATTTGTTAGGTGTGAAAACAGAGCAATGACATGCCCATTCAGGATTGCACAAGAG GGTCTGCCCAGTCTTTCTCATTACCTGAGTAAGCGCTGCCTCAAGATGCTTCAGCAGGATGTGATTACTCTCTGTAGCTATCCTATGCCCTACATGTCGAGGTTCAGCCATGTCTTGAGGAGAGAGGTGGAAAAATTGGAAG aGACAGGATGCTGCATCCTAGTGTACAAAGATGAAACTCATGCTGGTGAACCATTCTCTATTGAATTGGTTGGTTGGAAAGGAAAGGCATCTGTACGTGCCTATGTACCAAAGGGGGAACGCATTCATTACCTTCGCCTTTGTGGTGCTGATGTGTCCAAGTTTG AActgaataaatttaaagaaaaagagcAAGAGGATAACAAGCTAGAATCAGAGGATATAAAGATGGAACCAGAGGATGATAGCATACCAGTGCCTGAAGACAGTTACCCAGGAGAAGAGGATGGTGATTCTGAaatgctgaaagttaaaaaagaaaatggtGATAATAAATCAGAGGTGGATAGCACACACACTGAAAAAGAGTTGATTGATTCAAAAGATCTTAAGTGA
- the LOC124156290 gene encoding tRNA (cytosine(34)-C(5))-methyltransferase isoform X3, translated as MGKSRKMRRKDFSFAQKRRDKTQGEVPDRPRVCYDDIVKENENFEKYYQVQRICPEGEWEDFMKTLRVSLPAAFRITGFKDQAKALLRIVQGEYFAKIANAEPAEEENDKILLNKRPKCIPWYPDQLAWQLQLTRKDIRRSEAYVRLHNFLISETECGSISRQEVVSMIPPLVLDVKPHHKVLDMCAAPGSKTAQLIELLHAGEGNIPDGFVIANDVDNKRCYMLVHQAKRLSSPCFAITNHDSSVMPNFLFTNKEGKKETLKFDRILCDVPCSGDGTIRKNPDVWEKWNAANGNNLHGIQYRIARRGAEMLAVGGRMVYSTCSFNPLEDEAVMHRLIVETNGAVELVDVSSELPGLVYSKGLSSWIPMSRDMIGYNTFEEVPEKWLTQIRPTMYPPSPENASKFNLDRCIRLLPHHQDTGGFFVAVLQKVSRLPWEASPETKAPTSQGTDPACADQQDGETGNTRSEPARKKRRIHGFREDPFIFFEDDEKVWPDIRDYYGLKDLDPKLLLTRCREGKKKNIYLANAAVRDIVMNNENKIKFINTGVKSFVRCENRAMTCPFRIAQEGISSIYPLVGEKRKVAVEREDLISILLNDDVQKPYETMLLSLRTQENLRKIGSAQSFSLPE; from the exons ATGGGGAAATCTAGGAAGATGCGAAGAAAAGATTTCAGTTTTGCTCAAAAAAGGAGGGACAAG ACCCAGGGTGAAGTGCCTGATAGACCTCGAGTTTGTTACGACGACattgtaaaagaaaatgaaaattttgaaaaatattaccag GTGCAGCGGATTTGTCCCGAAGGGGAGTGGGAAGATTTCATGAAAACTTTACGCGTAAGCTTACCTGCTGCATTTAGAATTACAGGTTTCAAAGATCAGGCCAAAGCTCTTCTCAGGATAGTGCAAGGGGAATATTTTGCGAAAATTGCTAACGCAGAGCCAGCGGAAGAAGAAAATGACAAGATACTGCTTAATAAGAGGCCAAAGTGCATTCCTTG gtATCCTGATCAGCTGGCATGGCAGTTGCAATTGACCCGAAAAGACATCAGGAGGTCGGAGGCATACGTTCGGCTTCATAATTTTCTGATATCGGAAACTGAGTGTGGCAGCATTAGCCGTCAAGAAGTTGTTAGCATGATACCTCCATTGGTTTTAGATGTAAAACCTCACCATAAA gtgtTAGATATGTGTGCTGCTCCGGGGTCTAAAACTGCTCAACTTATAGAATTGCTGCATGCAGGAGAAGGAAATATTCCTG ATGGATTTGTCATTGCTAATGATGTGGACAATAAGCGGTGTTATATGCTTGTTCATCAAGCAAAAAGGCTCTCTAGTCCTTGTTTTGCAATTACCAACCATGACTCATCTGTCATGCCAAACTTCTTGTTCACAAATAAAG AGGGGAAGAAGGAAACCTTAAAGTTTGACCGTATACTCTGTGATGTCCCTTGCTCAGGTGATGGTACTATACGGAAAAATCCAGATGTGTGGGAGAAGTGGAATGCTGCCAATGGGAACAATTTACACGg AATCCAGTACAGAATAGCTCGGCGAGGTGCTGAAATGCTTGCTGTTGGTGGTCGAATGGTTTACTCTACATGTTCTTTTAATCCTTTGGAGGATGAAGCTGTTATGCATCGTTTGATTGTAGAAACAAATG GTGCTGTGGAACTGGTTGATGTTTCGTCTGAGTTGCCAGGCCTTGTGTATAGTAAAGGACTGTCTAGTTGGATACCTATGTCTCGTGACATGATTGGATACAACACATTTGAAGAAGTTCCAGAAAAATGGCTTACACAAATTAGGCCAACTATGTATCCCCCTTCACCTGAGAATGCGTCAAAGTTCAATTTGGATAGATG CATTAGATTATTACCACACCATCAAGATACAGGTGGTTTTTTTGTGGCTGTCCTCCAGAAGGTTTCTCGGCTCCCTTGGGAAGCAAGTCCAGAAACGAAAGCACCTACAAGCCAAGGCACTGATCCAGCATGTGCAGATCAACAAGATGGTGAAACTGGCAACACGAGGAGTGAGCCTGCACGAAAAAAGAGAAGAATCCATGGGTTTCGTGAagatccttttattttctttgaggacgatgaaaaagtttGGCCTGACATTAG GGATTACTATGGTCTGaaggatctggatccaaaattgcTTCTTACAAGGTGTAGAGAAGGCAAGAAAAAGAACATATACCTAGCCAATGCTGCTGTGCGTGATATTGTTatgaacaatgaaaataaaattaag TTCATTAACACTGGAGTCAAATCATTTGTTAGGTGTGAAAACAGAGCAATGACATGCCCATTCAGGATTGCACAAGAG GGTATCTCCAGTATTTATCCATTGGTTGGGGAGAAGAGGAAAGTAGCTGTAGAACGTGAGGACCTAATATCTATCCTGCTGAATGATGATGTTCAGAAGCCTTATGAAACTATGTTACTCAGCCTAAGGACCCAGGAAAATCTTCGGAAAattg GGTCTGCCCAGTCTTTCTCATTACCTGAGTAA